A stretch of the Perca flavescens isolate YP-PL-M2 chromosome 3, PFLA_1.0, whole genome shotgun sequence genome encodes the following:
- the arhgap32a gene encoding rho GTPase-activating protein 32, whose translation MEAGCVVAAVIENAASGPRGEPGSGDVLEGYVIPSADLDKDDALPQATNNNPPEEKQTQETSTAMVRSDDITEHPAEPLLRSCVSTASMKVKNMKKLTFPRGHFPRLEECAHFHYETVDFGNVQLDFADGQSEGPKSGLDSKELVFLIQITCQARNWLVKRSYEDFRVLDKHLHLCIYDRRYSHLTELPRHDTLKDTVETVTKMLATYLSRFSAIADNKINCGPVLTWMEIDNKGNHLLVSEEASINVPAIAAAHVTKRYTAQATDELTFEVGDIVSVIDMPPKEDTGWWRGKHGFQVGFFPCDCVELINDKIPPSVQSSVPKPVCKKHGKLVTFLRTFMKSRPPPQKLRQRGILRERVFGCDLGEHLHNSGHEVPQVVKSCADFIEKNGVVDGIYRLSGISSNIQKLRHEFDSEQIPDLTREVFRQDIHSVGSLCKLYFRELPNPLLTYQLYDRFSEAVSAATDEERLVKIHNVIQQLPPPHYRTLEYLMRHLSHLATFSPITNMHTKNLAIVWAPNLLRSRQIESACFSGTAAFMEVRIQSVVVEFILNNTEALFSAKLNAVIRESTGNNTLSRPKSLLVCSPSTKLLSLEEAQARTQAQLSSPATSPCLTHSDYIEVGEGPGALLGKFHTVIELPMESGKRPPVKAKKSPVGNWLSFFHLGKSHSVSKRKLKRHPSEPNEIKSIALPGGRGDSGTLRSTKSEESLTSLHNVEGEPPSYRSRRPRSTSEAASAVRRDDVRSTRSKDHHRAHPLNGSHNGADRVRAAARISPPHQEDDIDLFPPAAGIYSLDFDPMSFQCSPPSATPGLQHEKDGNKWRKSAGCSSESEPISSPNNNFRGYQSPDISPALGKGGKKVASKPLSPKLRKKSFKTQADVQNASSSSPPPLPSSSPPAERCEARQADGKEPRAPYPHCSPLSTASQGSALTDLSQSAQNLPDPGTDRLMSSVSVLPPHPPLTSAARKLALALAESAQKASSGSQRRNNVPSHPLQRPEAPHAQDRPPRPSVLDLKVYPQECRGPHVSPASQWQTSAHSPLKSHRCPHPVHFRAMQPGSEPSQVTDGQESAGNFTPNVSPLGSGSLDGGSAERRDRGEEEEFVDSSQAEPTYQSVGVSTPTQPVCSAQSPSTSPVYVNTDSINVFNFRAVLAETSIPASIEEVIPRPLQPSSAHRYSPEEDRPRGLVEDVYSNHHHHHHHHHRHHQPILTGRMPAPHCPRPDALPHHLLGRKSMYRQSSEGRYSTLGLRHPLSPQYRRCHRDEHLISGCHRQPGQWQRSEDRVVGHPAIRRARSFHAPHISHYELAEAEVLPPDTMFYVEQTSSQEVPYERLIQTGIHPVRQQFENTHADYRYSPYSEINPVDVSAYYVEPCRQSSVRHSQSYTMRSTRESGQSDYYNYSPHHIPPVNRELYIESRDTVVYEARDADLFERVVYQPVKQESHSRRKNACPAVSPYESPVSPTDARNRDIMHTRSTSDPGNACLLSANRTESPNVAVASSPTSQQADPEVARQQHDHRSSAEPRPARRIQIKESSSRQPPLRKVPSLPERGCSNLKNTEHNNRTPTQGHDQDRFMMTNAVNSYSGAVKPSILRRPGRSQSTRENRHYYRYQAKSPLDPEHLGSFSTQPNRRTQSTKVRPTQYDHNEGYYAAPRPKATRSGKAAAGYTAGQGCMSPRGQRLLAKALGQEAFYHAALRSEAGVYD comes from the exons TTGGACTTCGCTGATGGGCAAAGTGAAGGACCAAAGTCTGGTCTGGACTCCAAAGAGCTGGTCTTTCTGATCCAGATCACTTGCCAG GCTCGAAACTGGCTTGTAAAGAGATCCTATGAAGACTTCCGAGTGCTGGACAAACATCTGCACTTGTGTATCTATGACCGCCGTTACTCCCACCTCACTGAACTGCCACGACACGACACATTAAAGGACACTGTTGAG ACAGTAACCAAGATGCTGGCCACCTACCTGTCCCGCTTCTCAGCCATTGCTGACAACAAGATCAACTGTGGTCCAGTGCTCACATGGATGGAG attgaCAACAAGGGGAACCATTTGCTGGTGTCTGAGGAAGCCTCAATCAATGTCCCTGCTATCGCTGCTGCCCACGTCACCAAACGTTACACAGCCCAGGCCACAGACGAGTTGACTTTTGAG GTGGGGGACATTGTGTCAGTCATAGACATGCCGCCCAAAGAAGACACAGGCTGGTGGAGAGGGAAACATGGCTTTCAG GTTGGTTTCTTCCCCTGCGACTGTGTTGAGCTGATAAATGACAAGATTCCCCCCAGTGTTCAAAGCTCGGTGCCGAAGCCAG TGTGTAAGAAGCACGGGAAGCTGGTAACGTTCCTAAGGACTTTTATGAAGTCTCGACCACCGCCTCAGAAGCTGCGGCAGCGCGGCATCCtcagagagagagtgtttggCTGTGACCTGGGGGAACATCTCCACAACTCGGGACATGAGG TCCCGCAGGTTGTTAAGAGCTGTGCTGACTTCATAGAGAAAAATGGAGTCGTGGACGGAATCTATAGGCTGTCTGGGATCTCCTCCAATATCCAGAAACTGAG GCACGAGTTTGACTCCGAACAGATCCCCGACCTGACCAGGGAAGTCTTCAGACAGGATATCCACTCAGTGGGCTCACTCTGCAAGCTGTACTTCCGAGAGCTGCCCAACCCTCTGCTCACCTACCAGCTCTACGACAGATTCTCA GAGGCCGTGTCTGCAGCCACAGATGAGGAGAGGCTTGTCAAAATCCACAACGTCATCCAGCAGCTGCCTCCTCCACATTACAG GACTCTGGAGTACCTCATGAGACACCTGTCCCACCTGGCCACCTTCAGCCCCATCACTAACATGCACACTAAAAACCTGGCTATCGTGTGGGCGCCTAACCTCCTCAG GTCCAGACAGATCGAGTCGGCCTGTTTTAGCGGCACAGCAGCGTTCATGGAGGTGCGCATCCAGTCGGTGGTGGTGGAGTTCATCCTCAACAACACCGAGGCTCTTTTCAGCGCTAAACTCAATGCCGTCATACGTGAAAGCACAG GTAACAACACCttatccagacccaaatccctGCTGGTCTGCTCCCCGTCCACAAAGTTGCTGTCTCTGGAGGAGGCCCAGGCTCGCACTCAGGCACAGCTGAGCTCCCCGGCCACCTCCCCCTGCCTCACCCACAGCGACTACATCGAGGTCGGGGAGGGACCCGGAGCTCTGCTCGGCAAGTTCCACACAGTCATCGAGCTCCCGATGGAGAG CGGGAAGCGGCCTCCTGTTAAGGCTAAGAAGTCTCCTGTGGGGAATTGGCTCTCCTTTTTCCACCTGGGCAAGTCCCACTCTGTGTCCAAACGTAAACTGAAGCGACACCCCAGCGAGCCTAATGAGATAAAGAGCATTGCGCTGCCAG GCGGAAGAGGAGATAGCGGCACATTGCGCTCCACCAAAAGCGAGGAATCTCTCACCTCTTTGCACAATGTGGAAG GAGAACCCCCGAGTTACCGCTCCCGCAGACCTCGTTCGACTAGCGAGGCCGCTTCTGCCGTCCGTCGAGACGACGTACGCAGCACCAGAAGTAAAGACCACCACAGAGCCCACCCACTGAACGGGAGTCATAACGGTGCCGATCGTGTCCGCGCCGCGGCACGTATTTCGCCTCCACACCAGGAGGACGATATCGATCTTTTTCCGCCCGCTGCAGGCATCTATAGTTTGGACTTTGACCCAATGTCTTTTCAGTGCAGCCCGCCCTCAGCGACGCCTGGGCTGCAACACGAGAAAGATGGAAATAAATGGAGGAAGAGCGCAGGGTGTTCCAGTGAATCAGAGCCCATCTCCTCTCCTAACAACAACTTTCGCGGCTATCAGTCTCCAGATATTAGCCCCGCTCTCGGTAAAGGTGGAAAAAAGGTCGCCTCCAAGCCGCTCTCTCCTAAACTCAGGAAGAAATCGTTTAAGACGCAGGCAGATGTTCAGAACgcatcctcctcttctcctccgcCTCTTCCTTCTTCCTCTCCCCCAGCGGAGAGGTGTGAAGCTCGACAGGCAGATGGAAAGGAGCCGAGAGCGCCCTACCCACACTGCAGCCCACTCAGCACAGCGAGCCAGGGGTCAGCCCTGACTGACCTCAGTCAGTCTGCACAGAACCTGCCCGATCCAG GAACAGATAGACTTATGAGTTCAGTGTCTGTTCTCCCTCCTCACCCTCCCTTGACGAGTGCTGCGCGCAAGCTGGCGTTGGCTCTGGCTGAATCTGCCCAGAAGGCCAGCAGCGGCTCCCAGAGAAGAAACAACGTCCCATCGCACCCCCTCCAGAGACCCGAAGCTCCTCACGCCCAGGACAGACCGCCCCGGCCCTCTGTTCTCGATCTGAAAGTGTACCCCCAGGAGTGCCGCGGCCCTCACGTCTCCCCTGCTTCCCAGTGGCAGACGTCAGCTCACAGCCCTCTGAAGAGCCACCGCTGCCCTCATCCCGTTCATTTCCGAGCCATGCAGCCCGGCTCGGAGCCGTCGCAGGTCACTGACGGACAGGAAAGCGCGGGCAATTTCACACCTAATGTCAGCCCGCTCGGGTCAGGGAGCTTGGATGGAGGCAGCGCAGAGAGGAGGGACCGCGGGGAGGAAGAAGAGTTCGTAGACTCCTCACAAGCAGAACCAACCTATCAGAGCGTTGGGGTTTCAACGCCCACCCAGCCCGTCTGCTCCGCTCAGAGCCCGTCAACTTCTCCCGTATACGTGAACACCGACTCTATCAATGTATTTAATTTCCGCGCTGTTCTGGCGGAGACCTCCATACCTGCCTCAATCGAGGAGGTCATTCCACGTCCATTACAGCCCTCCTCAGCCCATCGCTACAGCCCAGAGGAGGACCGACCTCGGGGCCTGGTCGAGGACGTCTACagcaatcatcatcatcatcatcaccatcaccatcgcCATCATCAGCCGATTCTAACTGGGCGAATGCCTGCACCTCACTGCCCTCGGCCCGATGCTCTGCCACATCACCTTTTGGGACGAAAAAGCATGTACAGGCAGTCCTCTGAAGGTCGATACAGCACTTTAGGGTTAAGGCACCCTTTGTCACCTCAATACAGACGTTGCCACAGAGATGAGCACCTTATCAGTGGCTGCCACAGGCAACCAGGCCAATGGCAGAGGTCGGAAGATAGAGTGGTCGGGCACCCGGCCATCCGGAGGGCTCGCTCCTTCCACGCCCCTCACATTAGTCACTACGAGCTGGCGGAGGCAGAAGTCCTTCCCCCTGACACCATGTTTTATGTTGAGCAGACGTCGAGCCAGGAAGTGCCCTACGAGAGGCTGATTCAGACCGGCATCCACCCTGTCCGGCAGCAGTTTGAGAACACACATGCTGACTATCGTTACAGCCCCTACTCTGAAATTAACCCAGTAGATGTCTCCGCCTATTATGTAGAGCCCTGCCGGCAAAGTAGTGTCCGACACAGTCAGTCTTACACCATGCGCTCCACAAGGGAAAGTGGACAATCGGATTACTACAACTACTCTCCTCACCACATCCCTCCTGTGAACAGGGAGCTTTACATAGAAAGCAGGGACACTGTCGTTTACGAGGCTCGAGATGCAGACCTTTTCGAAAGAGTCGTATATCAACCGGTCAAGCAGGAGAGTCACTCCAGACGTAAAAACGCATGTCCGGCGGTGTCTCCTTACGAGAGCCCCGTCTCGCCGACTGACGCGAGAAACCGAGACATAATGCACACAAGAAGCACGTCGGACCCCGGAAACGCCTGCCTCCTCTCGGCCAACAGGACAGAGAGCCCGAATGTTGCGGTAGCTTCATCCCCAACTTCTCAACAGGCAGACCCTGAGGTCGCCAGGCAGCAGCACGATCACCGGTCGAGTGCGGAGCCGAGACCGGCCAGGCGGATCCAGATCAAAGAGAGCTCCTCGCGGCAGCCACCGCTTCGCAAAGTCCCCTCGCTTCCAGAAAGGGGCTGTTCTAACCTCAAGAACACGGAGCACAATAACAGAACTCCCACACAGGGTCACGACCAGGATCGATTCATGATGACCAACGCTGTCAACAGCTACTCCGGCGCTGTGAAACCCAGCATCCTCAGGAGGCCGGGGAGGTCGCAGAGCACTCGAGAAAACCGTCACTACTATCGTTACCAAGCCAAATCCCCTCTGGATCCTGAACATCTGGGATCCTTTTCCACTCAGCCCAACAGAAGGACTCAGAGCACTAAAGTCAGGCCCACACAATATGACCACAATGAGGGGTATTACGCAGCGCCCAGACCTAAAGCTACAAGATCCGGTAAAGCCGCGGCCGGATATACGGCTGGCCAGGGCTGCATGTCTCCCCGCGGGCAGAGACTGCTGGCCAAGGCGCTGGGTCAGGAAGCTTTTTATCACGCTGCACTGAGATCAGAAGCCGGGGTCTACGACTGA